A single region of the Mycobacteriales bacterium genome encodes:
- a CDS encoding peptidoglycan-binding domain-containing protein, giving the protein MQRILRGSGFLTSGTNDGIFGTATASAVRAYQTSAQLPTVDGIVGHDTWWHMRYYKVIYSYFNYIGDVYHVYGSTNDAFENVYGYGLDDYWLSQNKAASGWVDFDVNGPN; this is encoded by the coding sequence GTGCAACGCATCCTGCGTGGTTCCGGATTCCTGACCTCGGGCACTAACGATGGAATCTTCGGCACTGCGACGGCGTCAGCAGTGAGGGCGTACCAGACTTCTGCGCAGTTGCCTACCGTAGACGGCATCGTCGGCCACGACACTTGGTGGCACATGAGGTACTACAAAGTGATTTACTCATACTTCAACTATATTGGTGACGTCTACCATGTATACGGCTCAACTAACGACGCTTTCGAAAATGTCTACGGGTACGGGCTGGACGATTACTGGCTTTCCCAGAATAAGGCGGCCAGCGGCTGGGTAGATTTCGATGTAAACGGACCGAATTAG